The sequence below is a genomic window from Bradyrhizobium septentrionale.
GGCGAGCCCGACGCGCCACCCGAATCCTTCATTGAGCATCTGGCCGAGCGGCGCCGAGAGTAGTGCGCCGATCGAGCCCGCACCGGAGACGATGCCGAGTACGGTCGAGCGCACCGTCTCCGGCACCGCCCGCGCGGCAACCGACATCGCAATCGCCGCCGCGGTACAGGCCAGCGAGGTGCCGATCAACACGCCGCCGCCGATCATGACACTGACCAGCCCGTTCGCGGTCGTCATCAGCACCAGGCCCGCGATATAGAGCAGCGCGCCGACCACCATGATGGGTCGAAAGCCGTACCGCACCGTCATTGCACCGGCGAGCGGCTGCAAAAAGCCCCAGGCGAGGTTCTGCACGGCCAGCGCCAGCGTAAAATCGGATATCGAAATGTGGATGTCGTGCGTCAGCGGCTGCATGAAGATGCCGAGGCTCTGCCGCAGCCCCATGCTCAGCGTGAGCATGATGGAAGCGCCGATCAGAATGGGAAGCGTGGGACGCAGGACCTGCAACAGGGGCATTGTTCTTGTTCTCCCAAATGGGCACGGCACGAGTGCCGCAGGCTGCGATTCACGCTTGTTTTGGTTACACAGACCTGTGTACTTAGGCTATACAGGGGGCGAGCTGTCAAGCAAAGAGGATCACGGCTGGCGCATGGCTTCCCCGCCTCCCAAACAGACCATGAAAGAGCGGATCCTGGAGACCGCCGACAAGCTGTTCTACCTGCAAGGCATTCGCGCCATCGGCGTCGACACCATCGCGGCCGAGATCGGCATCAGCAAACGCACGCTCTACAATCACTTCCCGTCGAAGGACGCGCTGATCGAGGCTTACCTACAGCGCCGCTTCGTGCAGCCCCGCCCCTCCGACAAGCCGCCGGCCGAGCAGATTCTCGCGACCTTCGATTCGCTGGAGCGGCGCTTTTCAGCGCGGGATTTTCGCGGCTGCCCGTTCGTCAACGCGGTGGCCGAACTCGGCCCGGAGGACGAGGACCGGACTATCAAGAACATCGCTGTTGCCTTCAAGGAAAGCCGCCGGGTCTGGTTTCGCGACCTGCTGCGGCAGCTCGGCGTCACCGATGCCGAGCGACTGGCGACCCAGCTCACGCTGCTGGTCGATGGCTCGATCGCGCAGGACCTGGTGCGCGACGATCCCGGCATGGCGCGCGCCGCGAAGGAAGCTGCGCGTGTCTTGCTGGCGAATGCGGGGGTCAAGGTCGCCAAGGCCGATCACGCGGACAAGAAGCGCGGCGGCTGAATACGGTTGCGTCCCGAAGCGCGGTTTGGTTGATAGGGTCGACAACGCGCGACGGCGTCCGAAGGAATATTTCGTCAGGCGAGATTGACAGCGACCGCACAAGCAGCCCGCGGCGCAATAGGGAGCGACCATGGAAGATCTGAAGGTGACGGCCACCGGCTACGATTTCGCGCCGGCGCGCGCGGCCATGCAGCGTTATATCGACAACGATCTCCTGTCCGGCATCTCGTCGGCGGTCATGGTCGGCCGCGAGCTGGTCGAGGTCAGCTGCGTCGGATGGGCCGACAAGGAAGCGCAGATCCCGCTGCGCACCGACCACATCTTCCGGGTCTTCTCCAACACCAAGCTGATAACCTCCTGCGCGGCACTGCTGTTGGTCGAGGATGGCCGCTTCCAGCTCGACGATCCAATCGAGAAATTCATCCCGCAGCTGCGCAACCGCAAGGTCCTGCTGAAAGGCGCGACGTCGATCGATCAAACCGAGCCCGCGAAGAGCTCGATCACCATCCGTCAGCTGCTGAGCCACACCGCCGGTTTGAGCTACGGTTTCTTCGATCCCGGGACCGTCATTTTCAAAGCGCTCAACGAGCGCGGCGTGCACAATCCCAATACCACTTTGGCTGAGATGGTCGACGTTCTGGCCGATCTGCCGCTGATCTATCAGCCGGGCACGTCGTGGGAATACTCGCTCGCGATCGACGTGATCGCACGCCTGGTGGAAGTCGTGAGCGGCCAGACCTTCGACAAGTTCATCAAGGCACGCATCCTCGATCCGCTCGGCATGGTCGATACCGGCTTCGTCGTTCCGCAAGAGGATCAGGGTCGCCTTGTTGCATACTACGCAGGCGCCGATCTGATGGAGCCGATGAAGCCGGGTCTCACCCGCACCGACAATGCGCCCTTCCCCGGCGCCTATCTGCGCCCGGTCGCACGGCTCAATGGCGGCGGCGGTCTGGTTTCGACATTGCCCGATGTGGTCGCGCTGATCCGCAGCCTGCTGCCCGGCGGACCGACGCTGCTGAAGCCGGACACGATCGCAATGATGATGTCCAACCAGTTGCCCGAGGAACAGTGGATCCGCTTCGCGATGATGGGCGAGCAACCCGGCAAGGTGCACGGACTTGCCGGCGGCCTGATCCAGAAGCCCTCGCCGATCGATCATCCCGACGCAGCCGGCGAGTTCTATTGGGGCGGCGTCGCCGGCACGCAGTGGTGGATCTCGCCGAAGACCGGGACGGCCGGCGTCATGATGGCGCAGCGCCAGATGGCGTTCGTCCATCCGTTCTCGTTCGAGTTCAAGCGGATGGCCTATGACGCGGTGAAGCGCGGGCGTTAGGTTCATCTATCCTGTCGTCACCCGCGCATGCGGGTGACCCAGTATTCCAGAGGCAGCGCCGTTTGAAACGAGAGGCCGCGGCGTACTGGATACCCCGCATTCGCGGGGTATGACGACGGATATGATGGTGTGAAACGCGGACGTTACGCCGCTGCCGAGACCACGCGGTTGCGGCCGTCGTGCTTGGCGCGATAGAGCGCGGTGTCGGCGCGTTTGAGCACGTCGGTGACCTGCTCGCCCTTGCGCTCCAGCGTGGTGAGCCCGATCGAGATCGTGACGGTGATCCGCTTGCCGCCCTTGTCGACGGAAAAGGGCTCGCCCGCGATCGAGCGGCGCAGCCGCTCGGCGACCATGCCGGCGACATGCAGGTCGGTCTCCGGCATCACGATCACGAACTCCTCGCCGCCATAGCGGCAGGCGAGATCGATGCCGCGGATCGACTTGCGGATGCGGACGGCGAATTCGCGCAGCACGTCGTCGCCGGCGTCGTGGCCGTAGGTGTCGTTGATCGCCTTGAAGTAGTCGATGTCGAGGATCATCAGCGCCAGCGGCTTGCCGCGGACCGATGCCTGCTCCGCAAGCGTCGCGAGGTGGCTCTCCATGTAGCGGCGGTTATTGAGGCCGGTCAGCGCATCGGTGATCGCCATCTCGATCGAGTTCTGCACATTGTCGCGCAGATGATCGGTGTAGCGGCGGCGGCGGATCTGGGTGCGCGCGCGCGCCAGCAGTTCGTTCTTGTCGACCGGACGCAGCAGGTAGTCGTTGACGCCGATCTCGAGGCCGCGCATGAGCCGCGCGTTGTTGTCGGCATCCGAAATGGCGAGGATCGGCACCTGGCGGGTACGCTCCAACGAGCGGGCCTGGCTGCACAGCCGCAGGCCGTCGTAATTGTCGAGGCTGAGCGACACGATCAGCAGGTCGTAATTGCCCTCGGCAGCGTGGAACAACGCTTCCGCCGGATTGGTCTCGACATCGACGGTGTGCTCAGCGGAGAGGATCGGCGCCAGCTTCTCGTAGGACGACGGTCGGTCGTCGACCAGCAGGATGCGGCCGCCCGTGCCCCGGTCAGCGATCGCGCTGCGCTCGGGCGCCTGCATGCCGATCTCAAGCGAGGTGATGGCGCGCATGCGCAGCTCATCGGTCATCATCTTCAGACGCGTCAGCGAGCGCACGCGCGCGATCAGCACGACGTCGGACACCGGCTTGGTCAGGAAATCATCGGCGCCGGCTTCGAGGCCGCGCACGCGGTCGGCAGGACTGTCGAGCGCGGTGACGATGACGACGGGAATGAAATGGGTCGCAGGGTTCGACTTCAAGCGGCGGCAGACCTCGAAGCCGTCCATATCAGGCATCATGACGTCAAGCAGGATGATGTCGCATTCGGCGCGGGTGCAGATTTCCAGCGCCTCCGTCCCGTTGGAAGCGGTCAGCACATCGAAGTATTCGGCTGACAGGCGGGCTTCCAACAGCTTGACGTTCGCCGGAACGTCATCGACGACGAGGATACGCGCGGACATGGCACCACAACTCCCCTATCCGATAAAGCGTCGGACAGTCTCAATAAATTTGCCGACCGAGATCGGCTTGGACAAATAGGCTTCGCAGCCGCCCTCGCGGATGCGTTCTTCGTCGCCCTTCATTGCGAAGGCGGTGACCGCGACCACCGGAATCGTGCGCAGATCGGGATCGTCCTTGATCCAGCGCGTGACCTCGAGGCCGGAAACCTGCGGAAGCTGAATATCCATCAGGATCAGATCGGGGCGCAGCTTGCGGACGAGATCGAGTGCTTCGAAGCCATTGCTGGTGCCCGAAGTCTGATAGCCGTGCGCTTCCAACAGATCGCGAAAGAGCTTCATGTTGAGCTCGTTGTCCTCCACGATCAGGACGGTTTTGGCCATCCCGTCCCTCCCAAACCCAGGAGACAGGCCCCGCTGCGGCACCTCACGCACCGCGCTTGGGGCGCGTCGAAAAAGTGAATTCAAACTAGCGCCAGAATCGGTCTAACCCGTTAATCCCGTAGTCCAAACGTCCGCGGTGCGGTTTCCGTTGCTTGAACACCTGCGGAAGACTCGGGCATGATGGGCCTCTCAATAGAGACCATAAGTTAACGGAAAGGCAAACCGGCGCGTTGAAAAAGCCTGTTCACAACCCCCGGGAAGTTGCTGAAATCGTTGCGATTCAGGCGCTCGGTTTTATTGCCGGCGATCCCGAGCGGCTGGGCCTGTTCCTGGCCGAGACTGGAATCGGTCCAGAGACGCTGCGGAATGCCGCATCCGACCCTCAATTTCTCGCGAGCGTGCTCGATTTCGTGATGCGCGACGACGCCACCGTGACGGCGTTCGCGAAGGCCTCCGAGTTGCACCCGACCAACATCGCTGCCGCCCGTCAGGTGCTGGGCGACCCGCAATGGGAGCGCGACGTGCCGTGACGACGGCCGCGGCAGCTCACGACGGCCCCCTCAGTTTCTGCCGAGACTGCCTCGGCGATCTCGATATCAAGGTGAAGCGCTGCAGCCATTGCGGTTCGCCGCGGCTGGTGCGACATCGCACCCTGCCCGCGCTGACGCTTGCGCATATCGACTGCGACGCGTTCTATGCCACGGTCGAGAAGCGCGACAATCCCGACATCGCCGATCGCCCCGTCATCATCGGCGGCGGCAAGCGCGGCGTCGTGTCGGCCGCCTGCTACGTCGCCCGCACCTACGGCGTCCGCTCGGCGATGCCGATGTTCAAGGCGCTGGAACTGTGCCCCGATGCGACCGTGATCCCACCCGACATGGCGAAATATGTCCGGGTCGGACGCGAGGTGCGCCACGCGATGCAGGCGCTGACGCCGCTGGTCGAGCCGCTGTCGATCGACGAGGCCTTCCTCGATCTTGCCGGCACGCAGCGCGTCCATGGCATGATTCCGGCCAAGGTGCTCGCCAAATTCGCCCGCGATGTCGAGCGCGACATCGGCATCACCGTCTCGGTCGGCCTTTCCTGCAACAAGTTCCTCGCCAAGATCGCCTCCGACCTCGACAAGCCGAGGGGCTTCGCCACGCTCGACCAGGACGAGGCGCGCGAGATGCTCGCAAGCAAGCCGGTCGGCTTCATCTACGGCGTCGGCCCCGCGACGCAGGAGAAGCTGGTGCAGCGCGGCTTCCGCATCATCGCCGATTTGCAGCGCGCCGACGAGAACGAGTTGATGAAGCAGTTCGCCAGCGAAGGCCGCAGGCTGTGGCGGCTGGCACGCGGCATCGACGACCGCACGGTGGTGCCCGACCGCGGCGCCAAGACCATCTCGAGCGAGACCACCTTCGAGACCGACATCCGCGACTTCGCAACGCTCGAACGGCTGCTCTGGAAACTGTCCGAAAAGGTCTCGGCGCGGCTGAAGACCTCTGAGCTTTCCGGCTGCACCATCACGCTGAAGCTGAAGACCGCCGACTTCCGTCAGCGCACCCGCTCGCAATCGATCCAGACCCCGACCCAGCTCGCCGCCAAGATCTTTGCGGTCTCGCGCGAGATGCTGGTGAAGGAGATCGACGGCACCGCCTTCCGCCTGATGGGCACCGGCGTCAGCGCGCTGCGCCCGGGCTCGCAGGCCAACGATTCCGACATGCTCGACCGCCGTTCGGCGCACGCCGAACGCGCCATCGACAATCTGCGCAAGAAGTTCGGCAATGCCGCCGTGATCAGGGGCATTGCGTATGAGGGACCGGCAAAGCCGGTGGAGGAGTAGTGTCCAGTTGTCATGGCCGGGCATAGCCGTCCGAAGGACCGCGTCGCTTCCGCTCGCCTATGCCCGGCCATCCATCCAGAAAGATTCTTTGAAGAGCGATGGATGCGCGGGTCAAGCCCGCGCATGACGATCGGTATCAATCCGCGACCGCAACAGCCTCGATCTCGATCAGCCATTCCGGCGCCGCCAGCGCGCTGACGCCGACCAGCGTAGAGGCCGGCGGCTCCATGCCCTCGAAGAACGCCGAGCGCGCCTTGCCGATGATCGGGCGCAGCTCCGGTTTGTAGCCGACCACGTAGGTCGTGATCTTGACGATGTTGCCGTAGCTGGCTCCGGCGGCCTTCAGCGCCATGCCGAGATTTTGCATCACCTGCGTCGTCTGCGCGGCGAGATCGCCGGCGCCGACCACCCGTCCCTCCTCGTCGACCGACACCTGTCCCGAAATGTAGATCGTGCGCGCACCCGAGGCGACGACGACATGGGAGTAGGCCGGATTGTGATGAAGGCCGCTGGGCCGAAGATGCTCGCGCTTGCTCATCATGTGCCTCCCTGACACCTGTGTTTTGGGAAGCGTACTCGCGTCGGACGGTTCCGGCCAGAGCGGTCTCGCGACGACTGCAGGCTTGCTCCGCTGTCGTCCCGGCGAAAGCCGGGACGGCGCCGAGTGGGTGGCGATAGCCAGCCATCACTTGCAGGGCTTGGAATCCCTGACGTCGAACTTGTCCAGCGCGCCCGAGATGACGAAATCGTTGTAATCCAGCACCAGCGCGCGGGAGACGCCGTTCTCGTAGAGCTCGAACGACATCGCGTAGACCGGGGTCTGCTCGCCGTCCTTGGCCCGTGCGTCGCTGTCGTAATAGCTCACCGTCACCGGCCAGCGCGTCATCGTTTTCATCGCATCGCTCGCCGTCGACGGATCGGGCGAGGACGGCGCGCGGTCGCCCGTGATCGGCCGGCCGATCACGGTCAGCGTGTTGTAGACCTTCTCGCCATTGTCGGAGCCGTCATAGACCGTCTGTTCGAGCACCGATTTGCCGTCGCGGGCGGCGACGATGATGTGCTGGATCTGCTCGGTCGGGAACACGACCTTGCCGTCGATATTGAACGTCTTCTTGACCGGCTGGGTCAGCTTCACGGTGATATGATCGCCCACCCGCTCGGCCATGCCGTCCACCGGCGCCGGTTCGCTGTCGTTCATCCGCGTGTCGATCTTGAAGCGGTAGCTTTTGCCCGCCGCGTCCTCCCAGGAGGAGGAGCGGAGATCAGAGAGCGTCACCTTGCCCTCGCCGCTGTCGAGCTCCGAGACCTGGCGGAATTCGGAGGTGTAGCCCTCGCAGGAGTTGCCGGAGAAATTGTAGAGGATGCGCCCGCGCGCATCGCTGACTGAATTGGAGCCGCGCGATTTCACCAGGCTCAGATCGTACAACGCCTGATGCGCGAGAAACGGCCCGCTGGCCGCAGCGGCAGCCGGCCCCTGAACCAGACCGGACCCTGCGGCAACGGCAATCGACAGCACCAGGGCACGCGACGGCTTCCGAAACGGCAGGATCATGATTTCTCCTCAGGGAGGCAGGGATTCGCCACAATAGTGACGGTGGTATTGCGCCGCAACTGGGGCAAATTTTACAAAATGGCAATGTGCGCGGCGAAAATGCCGCCATTTTCGGCCGCTTATCGTGCCATTCCACACCTGACAGCAACGCTATTGCTGCCGTACCGTCGCTTGCAACCGGCGGCACGATGCGCGAAACAAACCGGGCCCTGACCGCGTTTCAGGCTACATGCAATCCAATTGGGGGATCAAAAATGGCGGGTACCGTCGAACAGAAACTGACGTCACAGGGCATCACACTTCCCGAGCCGACCTCCCCGGTCGCGAACTATGTCCCCTTCGTCCGCAGCGGAAACCTGTTGTTCGTCTCGGGCCAGGTCTGCTTCAACGCCGAAGGCAAGCTGATCGCCAAGGGCAAGCTCGGCGCCGGCGTCACGATCGAGCAAGGCACCGAGGCGGCGCGCGGCTGCGCGATCAATTTGCTGGCCCAGATCAAGGCCGCGCTCGGCGACCTGGACAAGGTCGTGCGCGTGGTGCGGCTGGGCGGCTTCATCAACTCGGCGCCGGACTTCTTCGACGGACCGAAGGTCCTCAACGGCGCCTCCGATCTGATGGTTGCAGCGTTCGGCGACAAGGGCCGTCACGCCCGCACCACCGTCGGCGTCGCCTCCCTGCCGGCGGATGCCGCCGTCGAAGTCGAAGGCGTGTTCGAAGTCTCCTGAGCGATGCGCGCCCCTGATTGGCTGACAAAGCGGCCGGTCGCCCATCGCGGCCTGCACGATGCCGCACGCGGCATCATCGAGAACATGCCGGCCGCGGCCACCGCCGCGGTCGCGGGCAATTTTGCCATCGAGTGCGATATCCAGCTCACCGCCGACGGCGAGGCGATGGTGCATCACGACGATGCGCTCGGTCGCCTCACCGAGGGCTCGGGCCTGCTGGTGAGCATGACCGCAGCCGAGCTGAAGGCGATCAAGTTCAAGAATACCTCCGAGCAGATGATGACACTCGGCGATCTCTGCGCGCTGGTCGCCGGCCGCGTCCCGCTGGTGGTCGAGGTGAAGAGCCATTTCGACGGCGACCGCAAGCTGGTAGCTCGGATGGCCGAGGTGCTGTCGTCCTATTCCGGCCCTGTTGTCGGCATGTCGTTCGACCCCGACCAGGTGCTGGCGCTGCGCGAGATCATGCCGGGCCTGCCGCGCGGCATCACCGCCCAGCGCACCTATGACGACAGTTCCTGGACCAAGCTGACGCCGGCGCAGCGCGACAGCATGCTCTATCTGCGCCACGGCTTCAAAACCGAGCCGCATTTCGTTGCCTTCTGGGTCAACCAGCTGCCGGCGCCGGCGCCCTGGATCGCCCGCAAGGTGTTCGGCTGCCCGCTGCTGGCCTGGACTGTGCGGACCGCGGAACAGCGCGAACGCGCCGCGCGCTACGCCGACCAGATCATTTTCGAGGGGTTTACACCGGGAACCTGACATGTCCCCTTGCAGCCTTGAAGTCGTCGCTGCGATGCACGATCTTGGCAAGGGCTGGTAAGGCGTTGGTCAAGCGTTGGTCGTCATCGGCGATGGCGGAATGCGGAGCATGATCCGGAAGTGGAGCCAGCTGTTCCGGAAAGGTCATGCTCGAACGAGGCACCGGTCTTCATTCTCGATGGCGTCTTCTGAAATCACCCTAGAAGCTGTAGCTGACATCGGCGGCATTCCGGCCGCCGAATGGGACGCCTGCGCCAATCCGAAGCCGGATGCGGACAGCATCCATAACCTCGACACGCTGGCCTCGCCCGGCTCTGGAGGCGATTGCCAAGCGATCGCAAGTTCGGGCTATAACCCGTTCGTTTCTCACGCCTTTTTCGCGGCCGCCGAAGCCTCCAATTCGGCCTGCCCGCGGACCGGCTGGGGCCCCCGGCATCTGGTGGCCAAGCTCGATGGCCGGATCGTCGGTGTCGTGCCCTGCTATCTGAAATCGCACTCGCAGGGCGAATACGTGTTCGACCGCGGCTGGGCCGAGGCCTATCACCGTGCCGGCGGCAGCTATTACCCGAAGCTGCAGGTCTCCGTCCCCTTCACGCCCGCGACCGGGCCGCGGCTTCTGATCCGCGACGGCGTCGACCGCGAGGCGATCAGCTCGGCGCTGGCGCGGGGCTTAAGGGCGCTCTGCAACGCTACCGAAGCCTCCTCCGTGCACGTGACGTTTGCCCGCGAGGACGAGGCAAAATTCCTCGGCGCGCACGGCTTCCTGCAGCGGACCGACCAGCAGTTCCACTGGCACAATGAGGGTTACAAGACCTTCGACGATTTCCTCGGCTCGCTGAACTCGCGCCACCGCAAGGGGATCAAGCGCGAACGCCGCGAGGCGGTCGCCGCCGGGATCACGATCCACTGGCTGACCGGCGCTGACATCACCGAGGACGCCTGGGATGCGTTTTTCGAATTCTACATGGAGACCGGCTCGCGCAAATGGGGCCGGCCTTATCTGACGCGAAAGTTCTTCTCGCTGATCGGCGAGAGCATGAGCCGGGACGTGCTGCTTGTGATGGCCAAGCGCAACGGACGCTGGATCGCGGGCGCCATCAACTTCATCGGCTCGGATACGTTGTTCGGCCGCAACTGGGGCGCGGTCGAGCATCATCCTTTCCTGCATTTCGAGGTCTGCTATTACCAGGCGATCGACTTCGCGATTCAGCGCGGGCTCAAGGTGGTCGAGGCCGGCGCGCAGGGCGAGCACAAGCTGGCGCGCGGCTACCTGCCGCAGACCACCCATTCAGCGCACTACATCGCCGATCCCGGTCTGCGCAAAGCGATTGCCGATTACCTCAAACGCGAGCGCGACTATGTCGCCGAAGTCGGACGCGAGCTGGCCGAGGCCGGCCCGTTCCGGAAGACCGTCGACGACGACGCTTGACGTTTGGATCGCGACCGAGACATTAAACCCACAAAATCCAGGGAGCCGCCGCCATGCCCGCCGCCTATGACAACAACAATCCGTTCGCAAAAATCCTGCGCGGCGAATTCCCCTGCTACAAGGTCTATGAAAACGGGCACGTGCTTGCCTTCCTCGACATCATGCCGCGCTCGCCCGGCCACACGCTGGTGATCCCGAAGGCCGCTGCCCGCAACATCCTCGACATCAAGGCTGATGACTACGCCCATGTCGCGCGCGCCGGCCACAAGATCGCCGCCGCTGCGATGAAGGCGTTCGAGGCCGACGGCATCACGGTGCAGCAGTTCAACGAGCCCGCCGGCGGCCAGGTGGTCTTCCATCTGCACATGCACGTGATGCCGCGCAAGGACGGCGTCGCGCTGCTGCCGCCCGCGAGCCATAAGGAAGACGGCAAGGTGCTGGAGGCGAATGCGGCGAAGCTGATCGCGGCGTTGAAGTGACGCCACCGGCGTCATTCCCCGATGCGCAATTGCGCATCTGAGGGCGCGCCACTTGGCGCGAGCCCGGAATCCATTCTTCCGCAAATCTTGAACTGACGAGCGACCGCGCTTGCGGCCCGATGGATTCCGGGCTCGTCGCTGCGCGACGCCCCGGAATGACGAGTTACTCCGTCTCGAAATCCCCAGCCTGCGGCGAAGCCAGCGGGGTGAACTCGCAGCGGTCGGGCTTGACGTCGATCAGCGGTGTCTCGTCGAGGCAGTCGAGGCCGCGCACCAGGATGACGTTGCCCTCGACGCCGACCAGCTTGACGATCGAGGTGCCGATCGGATTCGGCCGCACCGGCGAGCGCAGCGAGAAGGTGCCGCGGGTGTTGCCGTTGTTCTTCGGGCTTTGCAGCACGATGTCGCGGCGCGACTGGTGCAGCCAGTACAGCACTTCGAGGTTCGAATAGAAATCGACGCCCTTGATCGCGGCGACCCAGGGCTCGAAGATCTCGAGCCGGCACACCGGGCCGTCATGCCGCCCCTGTCGCGGCGTCGCCAGCCGCGAGGTCCAGGGCGTGCGGATGCGGCCGATGAAGACGAGGCCGGCATCGCGCGCCGCCGGAATGTCGACGGCGACCTCGCCCTGGCGCAATTCCATTTCACGTACCATGTGTCAGTCCAACGATATGTTCAGCGTCTTGACCACGCCCGCCCACCGCGCCCGATCGGCACCTACGTATTTGTCGATCTCGGCCTGGCTCTTCGGCCGCAGCGGCGGAAAACCGATCTTGACCAGCGAAGCGCGAAACGCCTCGTCGTTCAAGGCCCGGTCGAGGCTGGCCTTGATCTTGTCGGCGACGTCGTCAGGCACTTTCGACGGCGCTGCGATACCATACCAGACGCTGACCGCATAATCGGGATAGCCGCTCTCGGCGATCGTCGGCAGATCGGGCAGATCGGCGATGCGCTCCGTCGAACTGACGCCAAGCGCGCGCAGCATGCCGGACCTGACCGGCGGCAGCGCGGTGCCGAGCGTATCGAACATCAGCTGGATGTTGCCTGACAAGAGGTCGGTCAGCGCCGGCCCGGCGCCCTTGTAGGGTACATGGGTCATCTCGACGCCGGCCATCTGCTTGAACATCTCGCCGGCGAGATGAACGGTGCCGCCGGTGCCGGCCGATCCGAAATTGAGTTTTCCGGGATTCTTCTTCGCGTAGGCGACGAACTCGGCAATCGTTGTGGCGGGCACCGAGGGATGCACCTCCATGATCATCGGCGCATCCGTGATGACGGACAGCAGGCGAAAATCCCTGGTCGGATCATAGGGCAGCTTTTTGTAGAGCAGCGGGTTGAGCACGAAGATCGAGGCCGCCGTCACGAACAACGTGTAGCCGTCGGGATCGGAGCGCGCGACGGCCTCGGCGCCGATCGCGCCCTGCGCGCCGGCCTTGTTCTCGACCACGACCACCTGCTTGAGATCGCGCCCCAGATACTCGCCGACGATGCGGCCGAGCACGTCGGTCGGTCCGCCCGCGGCATAGGGCACCACGAGCTTGATCGGACGCGTCGGATAGTCGGCAGCGCGTGCCGGCAGCGCCACCGTCAGTAACGCGGCCAGAGCAACGATGAATGCCGATGGTGCGCGCCGCTGCATGCCGTTTCCCCCGTTGTTGTTCTTGGGGCACGAGAGTAGCGGATAATGCGCTCGCCGCAATCAGCCGAGCCAGTATTTGCCCGAGAGCATGACGATTTCACCGGCGATCACGCCGGCGAAGATCGATTTCCGTGTGAGCATAAACACCACGAAGCCTGCTGCGACGGCGCCGTAGCGCAGCCAGTCCGGCACGCTGGCCAGCGCGCCCGGCGGCTGCACCACGATCTGCGCGATGATACCGGCGAGGATCGCGGTGGCGACCGCCCTCACCCAGACCAGGAGCTCGGAATTCTCGTCGATGCCGCCGCCGAACCACAGGCCGAGCATGCGCCAGATCTGGTTGGGGATGACGCCGGCGACGAACAGGATCGCCAGCGCGTGCCAGTCGCCGATGAAGCCCGTCATGCGCGCGCCCTCACGCTGCCTGCCCTTGCCCGGTGCACGCCATAGGCAATGGTGCCCGCGACGACGCCGCTGACCAGGATGTCGACACCGCTGTTCAGCATGGCCGCCAGCGGGAACAGCAACAGCCCGAGCACCAGTGCGACGACGTCGGCGAGCTCGCGGCAGTTGCGCGCAGTCGAGAACAGGAAGGCGAGCGGCGTCAGCATCAGCATGCCGGCGGCCAATAGCGGCGTGAGGTTGGCGGCGAGCGTGTAGCCGATCGTGTTGGCGATCAGGCAGACGGTGACGAGGCCGCAGCCGAGCCCGTGGATAAAGGCGATCCGTCTGATACGCGGCACCTGCGGCAGGAAGCGGAAGCACTCGACCCACAGCGTCACCGCCGTCAGATGCGCCACCAGGATCAGATGCCGCCGTTTGGTCTGTTCGGTGCGCATCATCGGCAACACCGACACCACCATCGGGAACAGCCTGATCGCGCTGACGGTGACCGCAACAGCCGACTGCAGCACGGTGGCACCGGAGCCGAGCG
It includes:
- a CDS encoding AzlD domain-containing protein; translated protein: MTGFIGDWHALAILFVAGVIPNQIWRMLGLWFGGGIDENSELLVWVRAVATAILAGIIAQIVVQPPGALASVPDWLRYGAVAAGFVVFMLTRKSIFAGVIAGEIVMLSGKYWLG
- a CDS encoding AzlC family ABC transporter permease, producing the protein MALPPLDSPQWQTSFRAFLWGARSIGATVLTLVLFATYLGIGALAHDSGFSLGWTLASTAFVWAGPAQIIVITTLGSGATVLQSAVAVTVSAIRLFPMVVSVLPMMRTEQTKRRHLILVAHLTAVTLWVECFRFLPQVPRIRRIAFIHGLGCGLVTVCLIANTIGYTLAANLTPLLAAGMLMLTPLAFLFSTARNCRELADVVALVLGLLLFPLAAMLNSGVDILVSGVVAGTIAYGVHRARAGSVRARA